The proteins below are encoded in one region of Winogradskyella helgolandensis:
- a CDS encoding sulfatase family protein — protein MNILRFLFILAFITSCKAQTSSEKQDVTTKNTAPNIVYILADDMGYGDLSALNPESGIQTPHMDKILSEGVHFTDAHTNSSVCTPTRYGIITGRYAWRSSLKKGVLNGYKPALIEESRPTVASYLKNNGYTTACIGKWHIGLDMQPKDGDKTIKAKDGVSNVDFSKPIKDPSYLGFDYSYIIPASLDIPPYLYIENGKAVELPTEYTNVKRKGRGLSWRPGEKAPNFVFDQVLDNFTKKSVSFIDDQKNTDQPFFLYFALTAPHTPWLPIGDAVGKSEAGDYGDYVTMVDDAVGAVVTALEKAGKIDNTLIIVTSDNGSNWTERDKEKFAHRANYIYKGQKADIYEGGHRVPYIAKWPGVIPEGLESNQLMCTTDLFATLSGVLNQPNVEKGAEDSYNLWPAYTSNIETPIREAVVHHSIYGMFSIRKGKWKYTPELGSGGFTKPKSIEPKPNEVPGTLYDMINDPEEKNNLYNEHPEVVAELEQLLETYKSQGYSNK, from the coding sequence ATGAACATATTACGATTCCTTTTCATCTTAGCTTTTATAACTTCTTGTAAGGCTCAAACCTCTAGCGAAAAACAAGATGTTACGACTAAAAATACAGCGCCAAATATTGTATATATTTTGGCCGATGATATGGGTTATGGAGACCTTTCGGCTTTAAATCCAGAATCCGGAATTCAAACTCCACACATGGATAAAATACTATCAGAAGGAGTTCATTTTACAGATGCACACACAAATTCTTCTGTCTGTACACCTACGCGATATGGTATCATTACAGGACGTTATGCCTGGAGAAGTTCCTTAAAAAAAGGGGTTTTAAACGGTTACAAACCTGCTTTAATAGAAGAAAGCAGGCCAACAGTAGCTTCTTATCTTAAAAATAATGGCTATACAACAGCATGTATTGGAAAATGGCACATAGGCTTAGATATGCAACCAAAAGATGGAGATAAGACTATAAAAGCAAAAGACGGAGTTAGTAATGTCGATTTTAGTAAACCCATAAAAGACCCTAGTTATTTAGGCTTTGACTATTCGTATATCATTCCTGCATCATTAGACATCCCTCCTTATTTATATATCGAAAATGGAAAAGCTGTAGAATTACCTACGGAATATACAAACGTAAAAAGAAAGGGTCGCGGTCTTAGTTGGAGGCCAGGGGAAAAAGCACCTAATTTTGTTTTTGATCAAGTCTTAGACAATTTTACAAAAAAATCGGTTTCTTTTATTGATGATCAAAAAAATACAGACCAACCTTTCTTCCTTTATTTTGCGTTAACAGCACCTCATACACCTTGGTTACCAATAGGTGATGCTGTAGGTAAATCTGAAGCAGGCGATTATGGTGATTATGTTACTATGGTAGATGATGCTGTTGGTGCAGTTGTTACTGCCTTAGAAAAAGCAGGAAAAATAGATAACACCTTAATTATCGTGACTTCTGATAACGGCTCTAATTGGACCGAAAGAGATAAAGAAAAATTTGCGCATCGCGCAAATTATATTTACAAAGGGCAAAAAGCCGATATTTATGAGGGAGGTCATAGAGTCCCTTATATTGCAAAATGGCCAGGTGTCATCCCTGAAGGATTGGAATCGAATCAACTCATGTGCACAACAGATTTGTTTGCTACCTTATCTGGTGTATTAAATCAACCTAACGTAGAAAAAGGAGCTGAAGACAGTTACAATCTTTGGCCTGCTTATACATCTAATATAGAGACACCAATTAGAGAAGCCGTGGTACATCATTCAATTTACGGCATGTTCTCCATAAGAAAAGGCAAGTGGAAATACACTCCCGAATTAGGTTCAGGTGGTTTTACAAAGCCAAAATCTATAGAACCAAAACCTAACGAAGTTCCTGGGACTTTATATGATATGATTAATGATCCTGAAGAAAAGAATAATCTCTATAATGAACATCCTGAAGTTGTAGCAGAATTAGAACAACTTTTAGAAACCTATAAAAGTCAAGGGTATAGTAATAAATAG
- a CDS encoding alpha-L-fucosidase: MKGLKINTVLICSLFIALIVQYSCTTKEKANVSENKRFNQTDNWIVLDKTDATKEGHTFSWTFEVKTPSDYVLQMVSTEASFKNNESVKIKIGEQEFEASLLKNYVINSNDIVSEFKNIFSIKNTEKQTLSITTEADFKSLRIIPHYKKPIGSGKYHQEWLAMHQSKEKQEALKRFKEAKLGMFIHWGLYSQAGGLWKGTKINNAPHPGPKVAEWLMYAFQIPREDYRALAKNFNPDKSFAQNVVKLAKDVGMKYIVITSKHHDGFALFNSKHSEFDMVDATPYKADIIKELYNACLEEGIDFGVYYSHGNDWMDGTDGNYKNVKKVNDSLGIYTHPNGKNLWDPSENTHESYLENKAYPQIKELLTMLPELRLIWFDGTGFTTEAQAFQFYKLVYDNNPNVLVNRRVGYAFGDYLDAGDNKIPSASETLEKYWETCGTTNNSWGYKSYDEDWKSPKELLYYFVDILSKGGNYLLNIGPDGKGHVPETSAENLREMGKWIHKNADAVYGTTRWKTPNEGQEETLLDGTGHRAAKGFKRDFTSKDFWFTAKGNKVYAISLTNTEGEILIKSLKESEGDIEQVKLLGSEKALSWDQNENGLQTTVTDIHTDALGYVIEVTLKNN, from the coding sequence ATGAAGGGATTAAAAATCAACACAGTACTTATATGTTCGCTCTTTATAGCCTTAATCGTACAATATAGCTGTACAACAAAAGAAAAAGCTAATGTATCTGAAAACAAGCGTTTCAATCAAACTGATAATTGGATCGTATTAGACAAAACAGATGCAACTAAAGAAGGACATACATTTTCTTGGACTTTTGAGGTAAAAACCCCTTCAGATTATGTACTTCAAATGGTTTCAACTGAAGCATCCTTTAAAAATAATGAATCTGTAAAAATAAAAATAGGTGAACAAGAATTTGAAGCATCCTTATTGAAAAACTACGTTATTAATTCGAATGACATAGTTTCAGAATTCAAAAACATATTCTCAATAAAAAACACAGAAAAACAGACACTTTCTATAACGACTGAAGCCGATTTTAAAAGCTTAAGAATAATTCCACATTATAAAAAACCTATTGGTTCTGGTAAGTATCATCAAGAATGGTTAGCCATGCACCAATCCAAGGAAAAACAAGAAGCATTAAAACGGTTTAAAGAAGCCAAACTCGGCATGTTTATTCATTGGGGATTATATTCACAAGCTGGTGGACTATGGAAAGGCACTAAAATTAACAACGCACCGCATCCAGGACCAAAAGTTGCGGAGTGGTTGATGTATGCGTTTCAAATTCCTAGAGAAGACTACAGAGCATTAGCCAAAAACTTTAACCCAGATAAATCCTTTGCTCAAAATGTAGTAAAATTAGCTAAGGATGTTGGTATGAAATACATCGTCATCACTTCAAAACATCATGATGGCTTTGCCTTGTTTAATTCTAAACATTCTGAATTTGATATGGTTGACGCCACGCCTTACAAAGCAGACATCATAAAAGAACTTTATAACGCTTGTTTAGAAGAAGGTATAGATTTCGGAGTCTACTATTCTCATGGTAATGATTGGATGGATGGCACCGATGGGAATTACAAGAACGTCAAAAAAGTAAACGATTCTTTAGGGATTTATACACACCCAAATGGTAAAAATTTATGGGATCCAAGTGAAAACACACATGAATCATATCTGGAAAACAAAGCCTATCCACAAATAAAAGAATTACTAACCATGTTACCTGAACTGCGTTTAATTTGGTTTGATGGCACAGGTTTTACTACAGAAGCACAAGCCTTTCAGTTTTATAAACTCGTTTATGATAACAATCCGAACGTTTTAGTTAACCGAAGAGTGGGTTATGCATTTGGTGATTATTTAGATGCAGGAGATAATAAGATTCCTTCGGCTTCAGAAACCCTAGAAAAGTATTGGGAAACTTGTGGTACTACGAATAATTCTTGGGGTTATAAATCCTATGATGAAGACTGGAAAAGTCCAAAAGAACTACTCTACTACTTTGTCGATATTCTATCTAAAGGTGGAAACTACCTATTAAATATAGGTCCTGATGGAAAAGGACACGTACCAGAAACTAGTGCAGAAAACCTACGTGAGATGGGAAAATGGATTCATAAAAATGCAGATGCTGTTTACGGAACAACCCGTTGGAAAACACCAAACGAAGGCCAAGAAGAAACATTATTAGATGGCACAGGTCATAGAGCTGCCAAAGGTTTCAAAAGAGATTTTACATCTAAAGATTTTTGGTTTACTGCTAAAGGAAACAAGGTTTACGCTATTTCACTCACCAATACAGAAGGAGAGATTCTAATAAAATCATTAAAAGAAAGTGAAGGAGATATTGAACAAGTAAAACTATTAGGAAGCGAAAAAGCTCTTAGTTGGGATCAAAATGAAAACGGCTTACAAACTACAGTAACAGATATACATACAGATGCCTTAGGTTATGTTATTGAAGTAACTTTGAAAAACAATTAG
- a CDS encoding alpha/beta hydrolase fold domain-containing protein encodes MTRFRKFNFNVSLVILGITFPFLQVFAQSEDQSNGAYRDVYINKTWERLDVNKDGQFTEEDNKRLWKNLNELLDSNGDALISFEEFSAKKQVPYLKTEGKRKLNVLFKVTEEEDLYLDIYYPKTLKEGEKLPVVIYTHGGGWTQGSRHGAANASFKTVHTALLEKGFCVVSVSYRLWKKDGNTTMRDCVIDSKDAMRYLSKHSETLGIDANRFFSFGDSAGGHISQMLLLSAPETLKGDPDLASYNYNMVAGVSWYGPCDFEDISLFNHDDSPNFKDRFGARITKPDTKPKDKLALYKEMSPINYLEKNSAPLLMIQGDKDTTIPVKHAYYMAEKANEVGAPVTTLIVKNAGHNWRRVGADINPTRESIIKTTIDYFNSYLK; translated from the coding sequence ATGACAAGATTTAGAAAATTTAATTTTAATGTTTCATTAGTAATTCTAGGTATCACATTTCCTTTTTTACAAGTATTTGCGCAATCAGAGGATCAATCCAACGGAGCGTATCGTGATGTTTACATTAACAAAACTTGGGAAAGATTAGATGTAAACAAAGACGGTCAATTTACAGAGGAGGACAACAAACGCCTATGGAAAAATTTAAATGAATTATTGGACAGTAACGGAGATGCCCTAATTAGCTTTGAAGAATTTTCGGCTAAAAAGCAAGTTCCGTACTTAAAAACAGAAGGAAAAAGAAAGTTAAATGTACTTTTTAAAGTTACCGAAGAAGAGGATTTATACTTAGATATTTATTATCCTAAAACATTAAAGGAAGGAGAGAAATTACCCGTAGTAATATACACACACGGAGGTGGCTGGACACAAGGTAGCAGACACGGCGCAGCTAATGCTTCTTTTAAAACTGTGCACACAGCACTTTTAGAAAAAGGATTTTGTGTGGTATCCGTGAGTTACAGACTTTGGAAAAAAGACGGAAATACGACCATGAGAGACTGTGTAATAGACAGTAAAGATGCTATGCGTTATTTGTCTAAACACAGTGAAACATTAGGCATTGATGCCAATCGGTTTTTCTCTTTTGGAGACTCTGCTGGTGGTCATATTTCCCAAATGCTCTTATTAAGTGCTCCAGAAACTCTAAAAGGCGATCCTGATTTGGCTTCTTACAATTATAACATGGTCGCTGGAGTATCTTGGTACGGTCCTTGCGATTTTGAAGATATCAGTTTATTCAATCATGATGATAGCCCCAATTTTAAAGATCGATTTGGTGCTAGAATAACAAAACCAGATACCAAACCTAAAGATAAATTAGCGCTGTATAAGGAAATGAGTCCAATTAATTATTTAGAAAAAAACAGTGCTCCGTTATTAATGATTCAAGGCGATAAGGACACCACTATCCCTGTAAAACATGCTTATTATATGGCAGAAAAAGCGAATGAGGTTGGTGCACCTGTAACCACATTAATTGTAAAAAACGCAGGTCATAATTGGCGAAGAGTTGGTGCTGACATTAATCCAACACGAGAATCGATAATCAAAACAACAATAGACTATTTTAATTCATATTTAAAATAA
- a CDS encoding sulfatase family protein: MKKQKRNSLRLIVLLLSIFTWSSNAQKKAKKPNIVLIVCDDLGYGDVQSLSPETSKIKTPHIDQLNQEGMTFTDAHAGASVCTPTRYGIMTGRYSWRTKLQSGVVSGFAPDLIKEDRPTIGNFLKDQGYHTAIIGKWHLNFQYIDPVSQTTIRKKGRNLPPVGATIPDGPIHRGFDYYHGFHHAGSMKAVIENDKVIIHDEVINMLPRLTTKSVEYINQQAKNKDEKPFFLYVPLGSPHTPIVPSKEWQGKSGLGNYADFVMQTDATVGAITDALKANGLSENTLVIFTSDNGASKAANIKGLANKGHLVSAGYRGSKSDLWDGGHRIPFIVKWPNNIAPNTTNNDLICLTDIFATFSEITDVVMPRKSGEDSVSFLPALHGEAINSTRAGVIHHSISGHFGYRLGKWKLLLSKGSGGWSFPKEDDPTLDTMPVAQLYDMENDPAETTNLYTTHPEIAEQLLKQLELDIKTGRSTKGEFSENDMDDIILWKKTAVNGSKKAKNKKKTSKN; this comes from the coding sequence ATGAAAAAACAAAAACGTAATAGCCTTAGATTAATTGTTTTGCTATTAAGCATCTTTACTTGGTCTTCTAACGCCCAAAAAAAGGCAAAGAAACCTAATATTGTCCTAATAGTCTGTGATGATTTAGGCTATGGTGATGTACAAAGTTTATCACCAGAAACTAGTAAAATTAAAACCCCTCATATAGATCAATTAAACCAAGAAGGGATGACATTTACGGATGCACATGCTGGAGCATCTGTTTGTACACCTACACGATATGGTATTATGACCGGACGTTATAGCTGGCGTACAAAATTACAAAGTGGCGTCGTATCTGGGTTTGCTCCAGATTTAATTAAAGAAGACCGACCAACAATTGGAAATTTTCTTAAAGACCAAGGGTATCATACAGCTATCATTGGAAAATGGCATTTGAATTTTCAATATATAGATCCTGTTTCGCAAACAACCATTCGCAAAAAAGGCAGAAACTTACCACCTGTAGGTGCAACGATACCAGATGGGCCAATTCATAGAGGATTTGATTATTATCATGGTTTTCACCACGCTGGAAGTATGAAAGCAGTTATAGAAAACGACAAAGTAATTATTCATGACGAAGTAATTAATATGTTACCGCGTTTAACAACAAAATCGGTAGAGTATATTAACCAACAAGCAAAAAACAAAGACGAAAAACCTTTTTTCTTATATGTGCCTTTAGGATCTCCACATACACCAATTGTACCTTCAAAAGAATGGCAAGGAAAAAGTGGTCTTGGTAATTATGCCGATTTTGTAATGCAAACAGACGCCACTGTGGGAGCAATAACTGATGCGCTTAAAGCTAACGGATTGTCAGAAAACACATTGGTAATTTTCACTAGTGACAATGGTGCCTCTAAAGCTGCAAATATCAAAGGGCTTGCAAATAAAGGCCATTTAGTAAGTGCAGGCTATCGTGGTTCAAAATCCGATTTATGGGATGGCGGCCATCGCATACCATTTATTGTAAAATGGCCCAATAACATAGCACCTAACACCACAAACAATGATTTAATTTGCTTAACCGATATTTTCGCTACGTTTTCCGAAATAACAGATGTTGTTATGCCAAGAAAAAGTGGTGAAGATAGTGTGAGTTTTTTACCAGCATTACACGGGGAAGCTATTAATAGTACTAGAGCTGGAGTTATTCATCATTCCATAAGTGGCCATTTTGGGTATAGATTAGGAAAATGGAAATTGTTATTATCAAAGGGATCAGGGGGTTGGAGTTTTCCAAAAGAAGATGATCCGACATTAGATACTATGCCTGTTGCGCAATTATATGATATGGAAAATGATCCCGCCGAAACCACAAACTTATATACAACACATCCTGAAATTGCAGAACAACTTTTAAAGCAATTGGAATTAGATATAAAAACAGGAAGAAGTACCAAAGGGGAGTTTTCTGAAAATGATATGGATGATATTATTTTATGGAAAAAAACAGCTGTTAATGGAAGTAAGAAAGCAAAAAATAAAAAGAAGACGTCTAAAAATTAA
- a CDS encoding sulfatase family protein, with translation MKTKTTQILIISSLLLASLFMLTSFDNNDTTEEPKPQKPNIIYILADDLGIGDLSIYNENSKIQTPHLDQMGKEGMQFTDAHTSSSVCTPTRYGILTGRYNWRTPLKEFVTWGNSPSLIQKNRLTVAQMLKNKGYKTASIGKWHLGLNWTMKNNSKEFDHFSDTSDRLNFKAIDYSQPLKFGPNDMGFDYSYMISASLNMPPFVYIENNKATMVPTGISAQTKKQSPFATWIRGDIADDFKHEDVLPNVVDKSIAFIKENAKKDQPFFMYIPLPSPHNPVLPIAPWKGQSDIKSPYADFVIMIDDLMGRIFETLKAQGIDENTLVIFTSDNGFATTNDLKTLKKEKHSPSYIYSGYKGSYLEGGHRVPFLVKWPGKIKPNSVSEATICTTDFMATCADIIDYDFKDNEAEDSFSMMPLLTNEGDYLRDATIHHDKYGVFAIRKGDWKLIVSPNSGIMASGETKIHKDVNAEEILYNLKKDVKERNNVADQFPEKVKELKDILIQQIKEGRSTPGKVQENDPISGEWPQAKFALKK, from the coding sequence ATGAAAACTAAAACAACTCAAATACTTATAATTAGTAGCTTATTATTAGCTTCACTTTTTATGCTTACCAGTTTTGATAATAACGATACTACAGAAGAACCAAAACCCCAAAAGCCAAATATCATATACATTTTGGCAGATGATTTGGGTATTGGAGATTTAAGTATTTATAACGAAAACAGTAAAATACAAACACCTCATTTAGATCAAATGGGTAAAGAAGGTATGCAGTTTACAGATGCACATACCTCTTCTTCTGTGTGTACACCAACAAGATACGGCATCTTAACTGGAAGATACAATTGGCGTACGCCTTTAAAAGAATTTGTGACTTGGGGAAATTCACCTAGTTTAATTCAGAAAAACAGATTAACAGTGGCACAGATGCTAAAAAATAAGGGCTATAAAACAGCAAGTATTGGAAAATGGCATTTGGGTTTAAATTGGACGATGAAAAACAACAGCAAAGAGTTTGATCATTTTTCAGATACATCAGATCGCTTGAATTTTAAGGCTATTGATTATAGTCAACCTTTAAAGTTTGGACCTAATGATATGGGCTTCGATTATTCATATATGATTTCAGCATCCCTAAACATGCCACCTTTTGTGTATATAGAAAATAATAAGGCGACCATGGTGCCAACTGGGATTTCGGCTCAAACCAAAAAACAATCACCATTTGCCACTTGGATTAGAGGAGATATTGCGGATGATTTTAAACATGAAGACGTACTACCAAATGTTGTAGATAAATCTATTGCTTTCATTAAGGAAAATGCCAAAAAAGACCAACCTTTTTTTATGTACATTCCTTTGCCTTCTCCACATAATCCCGTGTTACCAATTGCACCATGGAAAGGTCAAAGCGACATTAAAAGTCCTTATGCCGATTTTGTAATCATGATAGATGATTTAATGGGTCGTATTTTTGAAACATTAAAAGCACAAGGCATTGACGAAAACACATTGGTCATCTTTACTAGCGATAACGGTTTTGCTACTACTAACGATTTAAAAACTTTAAAAAAGGAAAAACACAGTCCAAGTTATATATATAGTGGTTATAAAGGAAGTTATTTAGAAGGAGGTCACAGAGTCCCATTTTTAGTAAAATGGCCAGGAAAAATAAAACCAAATTCGGTTTCAGAGGCCACCATATGTACTACAGATTTTATGGCAACATGTGCAGACATTATCGATTATGATTTTAAGGATAATGAGGCCGAAGATAGTTTTAGCATGATGCCTTTATTAACCAATGAAGGAGATTATTTAAGAGATGCCACTATTCATCATGACAAGTATGGTGTTTTTGCGATTAGAAAAGGAGATTGGAAATTAATTGTATCTCCAAACTCAGGTATTATGGCCTCTGGCGAAACAAAAATACATAAAGATGTTAATGCGGAAGAAATTCTGTACAATTTAAAAAAGGACGTCAAAGAGAGAAATAACGTTGCCGATCAATTTCCTGAAAAAGTTAAGGAATTAAAAGACATACTGATCCAACAAATAAAAGAGGGCAGAAGTACGCCTGGGAAAGTTCAAGAAAACGACCCTATTTCAGGAGAATGGCCTCAAGCAAAGTTTGCTTTAAAAAAATAA
- a CDS encoding DUF6786 family protein: MNLSGHNYSKTMIDTMKKDHGFSKDLTFLKKHTDIIVLQERQSAVVIAPQFQGRVMTSTTNVAEGEGFGWINKKVIEAGFLSEEEREGRLENQIYVFGGEERFWLGPEGGQFSLFFKPEDDFEFSNWKTPAVIDTEAFTLVSHTDHSATFEHHCELINKSGTIFKMGIGRSISILNKASIENTLRTQFSENIEFVGYQTNNQITNIGDQPWLPETGLPSIWILGMYNPSPETTMIIPFKEGKETVLGQKVNDTYFGKVPNDYLEVKEDVLFFKGDGTKRSKIGINSKRSKGIAGSYDALGKVLTLVTYNTQEASHGYVNSAWEHQEEPFAGDVINAYNDGSPEPGVPPMGPFYELETSSPAAALKPNEIMVHIQTTMHLKGDEHELNTIAKATLGVSLDVIIKSL, from the coding sequence ATGAATTTATCAGGACACAACTATTCTAAAACTATGATTGATACTATGAAAAAAGACCACGGTTTTTCTAAAGACCTCACCTTTCTAAAAAAACATACCGATATTATTGTTTTGCAAGAAAGACAGAGTGCTGTAGTTATTGCACCTCAATTTCAAGGACGTGTTATGACGAGCACTACAAATGTAGCTGAAGGCGAAGGTTTTGGATGGATTAACAAAAAAGTCATTGAAGCTGGTTTTCTTTCAGAAGAAGAACGTGAGGGACGCTTAGAAAATCAGATTTATGTATTTGGAGGTGAAGAACGTTTTTGGTTAGGTCCTGAAGGAGGTCAGTTTTCGCTCTTTTTTAAACCAGAAGACGATTTTGAATTTTCAAACTGGAAAACTCCAGCTGTTATAGATACAGAAGCTTTTACTTTGGTTTCTCATACAGATCATTCGGCGACGTTTGAACACCATTGTGAACTCATAAATAAAAGTGGAACCATTTTTAAAATGGGTATTGGACGTTCCATTTCTATTTTAAATAAAGCATCCATTGAAAATACCCTGAGAACACAGTTTTCCGAAAACATTGAGTTTGTAGGCTATCAAACCAATAATCAAATTACAAATATTGGTGATCAACCATGGCTACCAGAAACGGGATTACCCTCTATATGGATTTTAGGAATGTATAACCCCTCACCAGAAACGACTATGATTATTCCTTTTAAAGAGGGAAAAGAAACTGTGTTAGGACAAAAGGTAAATGACACCTATTTTGGTAAGGTGCCTAATGACTATTTAGAAGTAAAAGAGGATGTATTGTTTTTTAAGGGAGATGGGACCAAACGGAGTAAAATTGGTATCAACTCAAAACGCTCAAAAGGAATTGCTGGAAGCTATGATGCTTTAGGTAAAGTTTTGACTTTGGTGACTTATAATACACAAGAAGCGTCTCATGGCTATGTGAATTCAGCATGGGAGCACCAAGAAGAACCTTTTGCAGGAGATGTCATAAATGCTTATAATGATGGTTCTCCAGAACCAGGTGTTCCGCCAATGGGACCATTTTATGAGTTAGAAACCTCATCACCAGCGGCAGCCTTAAAACCAAATGAAATCATGGTTCATATCCAAACTACGATGCATTTGAAAGGCGATGAACACGAATTAAATACCATTGCAAAAGCCACTTTAGGTGTAAGCTTAGATGTTATTATAAAATCGTTATAA